TTAGCGATTTGCGGCCGCCATTCTGCTACCTCGCGCTCTGAAAAAGGTGGAAGTGCACTTGTGCCAACGAATGACGACCTGGACGTTCCGATGAAATTGATCGCTTTCGGTCGTGATTTGCATTCCTGGCGCGCGAGTCGTTTCATTAGGTTTCTTCGTAGGGTTCCGCGTCTTTCAAGATTTAGATGACAATGCAATGATTCATTAATCTAGGTTAATGTGCAGTTTTGTGTGGTCCTTCATCGCGATTTCATTTGCGGAGAGATGAAAAGGTACGTAGGAAgttatatcaattttttgatgttttttttcacattaaagacatttaagaaatttgagacatttaagacatttaagacatttaagacatttaacccttcatttcatgattttttatttttccttaaaaatcatttcaaaaagttggaaatgatgagtacattaagaaaaaaaattaaaataaaatacgatttttcactttttccatacattaattgttgcaaatttgttactttatgaaacgaagggttaagacatttaagacatttaagacatttaagacatttaagacatttaagacatttaagacatttaagacatttaagacatttaagacatttaagacatttaagacatttaagaCTGTTTAGGCACCGGAACACTATTTCGGACCGAATTTAGAACTCGCGATTTACTTAAAAACTCAAACAAGTTTCACTTAAATTGAAACTACTTTATTTCGACTTAGATTGGGGGTTTATTGCTCGGGGTGTTTACACGGCGACGGATTGGTTTGGACTGTGTTACAAACTGTGTTGTGTACAAAGTGGCTAATGGGAGAACAGAGtatcaaaaaataaagaacATTCTGTTTATCCTACACTAATGAATCATTTGTAGTGGTGAAAAGTATGGAGAGGAATAAGCATAAACTTGGACTGAGATTATTTACGCTCTGCGCTCTGCATTGAACAGAGCATATTTCTCATGAAAGCctttttagatcactttcggGTGATCAACTTTTGACGTATGTCTGTTCTTCTACCTTTACTACACTACCACTGACTCGCTAGCTTTTACCTAAACAtatgccgcccgccttgaaatctcatttcaaaacaaatgaaacgGGATCGGCTTTGTGTTCATCACTACAAACTGCAAAATTTCTAACGGTACTTTAGGTTTATCTGTTCTGTTTTGCTCAGGTACATTCTCCTACTGTGAAGTGTAGTGTAGTGTAGTGTGGGTGTGGGTAGTGTTGTTGGGAAATATTGGATCGCAGCCGCTTGACCTGGATGGTGTTTTCGTTTGTTCCGGAGGGAACCGATGCTGTGGCTGCTATCAAAGGCAACCCGAATCGCGCAGGTTAGTTATATGCATTTTGTACGGCGAAATCTCTGCAGAACGACACTTCTGTCGACGAATTTCCTTCTGAAGGTGGCGAGGCtgattgtgttttgtttttgcagCTGTCTCTCTCCGTGTGATGATGGATAGAGTGACGAAGCAATCTGGATGAATGTTGTTTGCCTGACAATCCTGGAGACCTGGTGGACCTAGTGATGCTTCGTGCTATGCTGCGAGTGTTGTCGAACCGAAGATGCAGGTAAGTACCATCAACACTGTCGATTCTTACGCAGTGATCTGAAGATAATTCTCATTCCAGAACCATAAGTGCTGCTGTGGATTTGGAATGCTGCTGTTGACACTCTGGCTGTTTCCATCCAGGGACTCGATGTTGCGGTTGTATGTTGTACTGGTGGATCCTGTACCAAAATTGGCAGCTGTTTCGTACGATGATACGTTGCTTACGATGACGAATTATGTTCAGGGATGAATCGGTTCAGGGACAGAGTTGGGTGCTCGCAGGGCATCATTCAATTGGTGTGATAATGTAGGTACTAACACTTATTTGGCGCAACTTCGTTTTTGTCATGCTTGCATTTCTTTTCCAATCGAAGGTTTTGTTGCTGTCTACTTGCAACTGGCGTGTCGATTGCCCACTGATAGATTGGACGGCGTAATTGGCACGAGTTGGTAAACGCAAGCTGCATGGTTGGCAACACACAGGAAGCTGTGCTTTCAGGGCAGCTCTTGGACCACCAATGGCGATCATTTCCGCTGACCTATTTAGCGGGACATGGAGAGACGATTTCCAAAAGATTGCTGCGCTGAATATAGCTGGCTTCACGTTTTCGACGTCTGTAGATGGCTTGTGAAGAACTACGATGCTCGAATCTGCCCGGTGGGTGTGGATCTTCGATGGATTGTGGACTCGATGGTTAGGGTTCGATGGCTGTACCGATGGCTGTGTCGGACCAACATATGGTGTAAATTTGCCTGTGTATAAGGGAAAgtgcataatttttttgtatttgttgtaGAGAATATAGCACTTCCCTGGATGCGGAGGTGGTGGACCTCCGCACGGACCCCTACTTCTTCTGAACACCCTTTTCAGATGATGACATCCTGTTAAACATCTTCGGGAATCTTTGACGTCGAACAGGGTAGAATTAACCTCCTTTTGAGGGTAAAGCGTTGGGTGATTCTTACTTCAAACGATGAATCATAAATCAGATCACTGTTTAGGCCGAAGTAAAGTATTACTTCAAACGATTTGCTTAACTGAGATATCTTTAGACGAAGGAATTCTCGACCCTATAGGATTCTTCAACCGATATTTAGGGACTTCAAACGATATGGATGATTTCAAATCTTTTAGAGTATGTTTCTTCAAACGGTCTGATTCGTAATGTGGACTTAATCAAAAAGGCATTCCAAACGGGTCTTCATGTTCTCATACGAAACTTAAGGAACTCTCGAATCTTAAAACGAGTTGGGGTTTGAATAAACTTGTGCTTCACTTCAATTTCGTTGGATTTCTTAACAAACGTGTGGGCTTAAGGGAGATCGAGAATACCTAAGAGGTTGAACTTAACTTGAATTCAATATCTGACGCAATCTGACTTTTTGTTCAGGggggaaaattcaaaattagttgAGTGCATCGACTCATTTGACTTACAAGAATCGTTACTGACACAAATCTGACTCATTCTTAGGTAGGGTACTGACAAAACGTTCCGCTTCAACTCTGACTGTGGGTGCTTCAATTCATTTCGAGATCTCCACGCGGCATGTTTCGAACTCTTAGAACCACGTGAGCTGCTTCTGTACTTTCTTAAGGAACAAACCAAATTGTGTGACACGTTTTGCGGAGAATCGACTATTCGACCTGAAACAATCCAACCAAAAACTGTGTTATGGAGTGTGGGACCATTCTTCGTAACCTTTCTTCGATCATTCGTCAACAGACCCAAATAGTATTCCGCACCAATGATGACATCGACCTGCTTTGATTCGTAGAAATAAGGATCAGCTAGCAAAGAGGAATCGGGAAACGACATGGGTGACGGATCAAACGATGTTTTGGGTATTTGTAGCTTAAGTTTTGGTAAAACGAAGAACTGTATGGTTTCTCTGAAACCCGAGATTTTTGGCGAACGTGAACAGACTTCAGAACGTATGGTTTTCGTTGACACTGACTCAGACGACCCAATACCCTGGACTGACAAAAACGTGGGTGTTTCTTCGAGCTTCAGCTTTCTCGAAAACTCTTCTGTCATTAGACAATGTTGCGAACAACTGTCTAACAGGGCTCTGGCTACCAGAGCGTTACCGTAGCGGTCTTTGATATTGATAAGAGCGGTAGGAAGCAGAGTATTTGATGCAGGCTTAACATGTAGTGCTACGTAGCTATGGCTTGTGCTTGGCGTTGGCGAATCGAATTGTATGTTTGTATTTGGTGAATTGTGTGTTGCATTTTGTGATAGAGTGTGTGTTTCCGTAACTATTGGCATGGTGTGACTTTGCTGTTGATAGGCTTGCTGTGGATAAATATGGGTGCTTTCTTGATTAGAGGGTTGTGCTATTGACTGTTGACTGAGTCTCGGATTCGACGGATTCGGAACGGAGGATCGCGTAGCATGCAACATAGTGTGATGCCTTTGTTGACATAATCGACAACTGCTACGAGTGCAGTTCGCCGCAAAATGACCAGGCTGTAGACAATTTCGGCAGACTCGACTTCGATTGGCGGCTTCAACACGTTCTGATATCTTCAATCGAAGGAATCTCTGGCAGTGAAACGGTGAGTGCCATGCTTCGGTACAGAACGGGCATCGTGAATCCGATCGGATGGTTGTATGGCAAACTGTTGATCTTGTCTGACGTGCTTCGGATGGTGGACTTCTTGCAGAGGTGATTGATTGAAGAACTGAGCTGTGACCTTGCAAGAACAGTAGCAGCTCTTCGTACGTTGGGACCTCCTTAGACCCGTAATGCGTCTCCCATTGGCGCAATGTTGCAGAATCTAGTCTAGCGCACAACATGTAGACTAGAATTGTACTCCAAGACTCCGTTGGCTCACCGATTTTCTGCAACATCATCAAGTTTTTCTCAAACTCGCTGATGAGGAAGTTCAGACCGTCGTAATTCTCTTTtttaagcggttcgagggcgAAGAGAGCGTCGAGATGAGCCTTGACAATTAGCTTTTTGTTTTCGTAGCGGACTTCTAACATTTTCCAGGCGACGTCGTAGTTTGCCTCTGACAGCTCGATGTGCTCGATGTTGTTGATTTCCTTCAGTGCATCACCTTGCAGAGAGGAACGGAGGTAAGTGaatttgtccattttcgtcAGATGCTCGTTGTCGTGAATGAGACTACGGAAAGAATCTCTAAACGTAACCCATTCTCTGATTGTTCCGCTGAAGGACGGCAAACGAATCTCTGGCAGCTTCACTCTGGACGTATTCCCTGACGCAGACTGACTCTGGCTGTTGCTGGTTGTGTTTACCCCTAAGGCATCCTTATCGCCTTGAAGTCTAAGGAGGTCACCTCGAATAGCAAAGTATCGGTCATCAAACTGCTGCAGAATTTTGTCGTTCTCTTCTTCGCGCTGTTTTGCAATCTCCCCTTTGACTTCGCTGTCAGCATCTTTCTGCTCTTTCTCGGCCGCTTCATCCAGCAACATTTCAATCTTGCTCCGTACTTCGAAAAACTCACTGTATACTGTATCAATAACTTGCAACCTCGAGCTTAATTGACACCGATCACTACCGATGTGATAGGTTTGGATAAATCTATCAGTACCATCAAAAATCACATATAACTGCCGCTCACGTTTTTGCAAAGCCTTCAGCGTACTTCTCGACATTGCAACACTTTTTGTTATCTGACACaggcttcaaaattttgacgaaTTCAGACTTGTACCTACAGACAAGTCCTTAAACTAACACGTTGTTTCTGACACAGGCTTAATATCTGACAATGTTTCAGACGATTTGAATTCAGACTCGATTTCTGACAAGATCTCTTCTGACTTAATTTCTGACAATATTTCAGACCAGGTTTCTGACAATTCAGACAAGAATTCTGACGCAAGCTTATTTTGAGACTCAGACTCAATTTTGATAAGTTTCGAAAAGGATTTTCGACAATATTCACTTAAGAATTCCGACACAAACtgattcagacttaattctgacaagttttccaactcaaactcaaacaaacttgtttttttctgacaaattcAGACTTGATTCTGACAATGTTTCCAACACAAACTaattcagacttaattctgacaagTTTCGAACTCAAACTTAAATTCATACAAATCAAACTTGATTCTGACAAGAATTCCGACTCAAACTTAAATTCTTCAGCAAACTTGAATTTTCTGACAAACTCAAACACCTTGGACCCAATCCGTCCAGTACTGAATAATTCTGACCACAATATCTGACTTGCACCTTCTGTGCTTCTGACTTGCACCTTATGTGCTTCTGACTTAGGGTATTTGCACTTACTTTTGATCAACTCAACGTTCCATCCGATCGCGACGCGAATTACCGAGACTAGCAACCCGATATTGACAGCAGCGAGTGGGCACAACCAGTGAAAAATTGCaaagtaaaaaatgtcaataataaaCCAAGACCAATTTATAGTTACGGACAGGGCACACACTTTATGCAACTAAAAGATTCAATTCACAAACAATTCTTTATTACAGCACTTTCTTTGGCCGCATGCATCAAGCCAACAATACTTCCTgcttaaatttctgtttttaactGCTTCTCCGAATGCTGCGTCGAGCTGGTTGAAAATCAGCTGATCTCTGCTACGTTGCTGACCAATCAATCTCAGGTATCGACTTCACTTCGGGCTATGCTCCAGGTATCCGGTAGAACTGTTCCGATATCGCGATGGCTGACACTTTGTTCGATGCACTTAATTGCATCCAAGCCAAGCGGTGGCCTTTCAAAATGGAATGCAATTTTATTGTCCTTAAGCACAATCACTTTTAGTTTGATTGTCCGGTAGCGCTATGGCGGGTTTGTGAGCACAAAATGGTTCACACTTTTGCTGCTGTTCAACTTCACGTAAGTCCGACTTTTATGTTCCAGAACCACTTTTCCGGACggtcatccggctcgaaggaccaaatgtttagGCACCGGAACACTATTTCGGACCGAATTTAGAACTCGCGATTTACTTAAAAACTCAAACAAGTTTCACTTAAATTGAAACTACTTTATTTCGACTTAGATTGGGGGTTTATTGCTCGGGGTGTTTACACGGCGACGGATTGGTTTGGACTGTGTTACAAACTGTGTTGTGTACAAAGTGGCTAATGGGAGAACAGAGtatcaaaaaataaagaacATTCTGTTTATCCTACACTAATGAATCATTTGTAGTGGTGAAAAGTATGGAGAGGAATAAGCATAAACTTGGACTGAGATTATTTACGCTCTGCGCTCTGCATTGAACAGAGCATATTTCTCATGAAAGCctttttagatcactttcggGTGATCAACTTTTGACGTATGTCTGTTCTTCTACCTTTACTACACTACCACTGACTCGCTAGCTTTTACCTaaacaaagacatttaagacatttaagacatttaagacatttaagacatttaagacatttaagacatttaagacatttaagacatttaagacatttaagacatttaagacatttaagacatttaagacatttaagacatttaagacatttaagacatttaagacatttaagacatttaagacatttaagacatttaagtcttttaagacatttaagacatttaagacatttaagacatttaaAACGCGGAAGATATTTAAGAGATTTAAgacatttaagacatttaagacatttaagacatttaagacatttaagacatttaaaactttaagacattaaagacataaaagacattaAACACATTTAAGACATTTAATACCAGCCaaacacaattttgaaaattttgacaattgtgacaattttagcaattttaacaattttgaaaattttgacaattttgacaattttgacaattttgacaatttttacaattttgacaattttgacaattttgacaattttgacaattttgacaattttgacaattttgacaatttttacaattttgacaattttgacaattttgacaattttgacaattttgacaattttgaccatttttacaattttgacaattttgacaattttgacaattttgacaattttgacaattttgacaattttgacaattttgacaattttgacaattttgacaatttcgacaattttgacaattttgacaattttgacaattttgacaattttgacaattttgacaattttgacaattttgaaaattttgacaattttgacaattttgacaattttgacaattttgacaattttgacaattttgacaattttgacaattttgacaattttgacaattttgacaattttgacaattttgacaattttgacaattttgacaattttgacaattttgacaattttgacaattttgacaattttgacaattttgacaattttgacaattttgacaattttgacaattttgacaattttgacaattttgacaattttgacaattttgacaattttgacaattttgacaattttgacaattttgacaattttgacaattttgacaattttgacaattttgacaatttttacaatttttacaatttttacaatttttacaatttttacaattttgacaattttgacaattttgacaattttgacaattttgacaattttgacaattttgacaattttgacaattttgacaattttgacaattttgacaattttgacaattttgacaattttgacaattttgacaattttgacaattttgacaattttgacaattttgacaattttgacaattttgacaattttgacaattttgacaattttgacaattttgacaattttgacaattttgacaattttgacaattttgacaattttgacaattttgacaattttgacaattttgataattttgacaattttgacaattttgacaattttgacaattttgacaattttgacaattttgacaattttgacaattttgacaattttgacaattttgacaattttgacaattttgacaattttgacaattttgacaattttgacaattttgacaattttgacaattttgacaattttgacaattcggaatgcttcaaaattattcagATAGTTCGAAGATCAGCTTTGACTATATCAACTCTCCCAAGATATTTTTGAGTATTTATTGAATTGACCTTATCAAATTAGAAACGGAGTATCAAGGTAATTTGAAGTGCATAAAAGTAGTGAATTGAAATAAGGCAAATTAgtttaaatctgataaaaataccTCGTTTTTATTCAGGACATTCAAATGCCTTCAGTTTCAAATTAGCTCCAATTCCAAGCATACGGATGGAGAGCATCTGCTATAACTGCAAAAATCAGCTGGTCGTAAGTTGTTTAACTTGTCTACGTTACAATATGACACACAATATTGGAAATTGTTTTTCCATGTTCGTTTACATTCTCGTAGAGCGCTGGGAGTGTGTGTGTTTTCCTCAACGAAGCGttttgtagaagaaaaaaaactatggatGTAGCATCGTCGTTTTCTACTACGTCCCCGAGTTGGTTGTGATCAAAATGCATGCggcgcacagtggttcaaatccccaaaaagccggaaaaaagtccatttttcaagtcagcgacaaacaaattttttatgctGGGATCGATTCTCCAATATTCTAGGAACGTTATGatgtatttaaatattttctaggACTTTTTTCACACCTTctatgaaacaaacatgaacgacAACTTTAACGCAAGAAtgaaaaataggattttttattctcagcccaaaacaacttaaaaaagcatataaacctttaaaaatttataaatgtttatacAGAAGTGATGTATTATAATCTTATTCACAGTTTAGAGATAAAAAACGTCCTTAATATCATAAACTAATAAAGTTTTGCTTAATTGGAATCCCAAAATtagatgataaatttttttcgatttactctatttatttttcggaagcaaaaaaaaagcgtgcgctgccgatcgccgtggtaaattataCACCGTTAGATAGGTGAAAGcctcatcaaaaacatatcttaaaatcagctgctagtttttgctatattttgaatacgatgtcattgagtggaacgctgtttggtttaaaaatgcaaattttaaagtatttatacAGAGTTAAACAAGCATCGTTTGCTTCGATACAAATGCGAATTCAccttaaaacatcagttttaatatttatccaactaACCTACAGAAATTTAGGAGCGCATACttagttttaacaaaaatattcataattaattgaaaaatattcaatttccctgTATAAAGCTCAAACCTCGTTTTagtactttttgaaaaaaatagcaaactttgaaaaaaactccaatttattatttttttcaactttccgcctataatctttaacaaaatagatttttattaattttttcccactttttttgattttgaaccactgtgcggcGGCGTGAGCTTTTTCCAATCGATTTGCCCCTCAAGGACCGAGCAACGTTTGCAGGATAAGCATCGCACATTCAAAGCAAACAATATGTGTCTAGATGGGTATATGGATGGATATGCGTTTGTCTGGAGGCACCCGTCTAACATCCGGATTGGTTGTTGTCGATATGCTGCCGGGATCATAAAATTCATCTTTCGGTATTTTTTACTCCAGCAGACTAAGCGATGTCAGTGATACCGTTTGTTGAATGTTACTCAGCACACAAACTTTACTATAAGcgatgataaaaattttatgcgcttcgaaaataaaaaaaaacgaactatgaaaattaaatttccgGTTATTTTAAGCTGTCTAACTTCCGAAAGGTTGTTCTGCTAGAGAAACTTTACGACATCGGTATGACATTTATCTTATTTGGTTTTGATTTAGTTCATTGGATTCAGACGACACACTCCATCAAAAATCACTTTAACATTCAAtcttatattaaaatcaaaatcataacttgagagaaaacaaacaatttcaaacagattttttatattttcaaatgacGTAGAAAATCTTCATAACTGGAACGAATGTCTCTCTCCTTGCAAGAATTCGTAGATACGAATAGAAGCCTTAAGATAATTCAGAGAAACTTAATGGTTAAGGTTATCAAAAGGTCCCGGAAAGTGGCGCGTGGTAGTCACGCGAATCTCTGCTGCCCAAGTTCGTAATTGGACCATTTACAACGTCAACGATGTCGccttgtgttttgtgttttgatgAATCTCTGCTGAGTGCGCACTGTAACTGGACCAAACGATGAACGACCTGGGGTTGTTTAAACGATTTCACCCTCGTCGCTCGCTCTTGGCAACTTTCTCGGCGAAATCAGAAGCCAGGAATGTGGCAAGTTTTCCTGCTGGAAGCAACAAAATCCCTTGGAAAAGTTACAGAGGAACTGACTAGAAAGCTGGGCTCTAGACCGGGCCAAATGGAAACTATCTTCTAAGGGAGTGGAATTTGATCCGAATTAATACTGGGGAATTGGGAGTACAATGGATCAAAGGTTAGATTTCGAAATCTAAAGAGAACTGCAGGAACACACACACTTTAAATTTTGTGGGTACAAGCCTGACAATTACAATTCCAAGTCGTCCAGAAGACTCGCAATACCCCAGAACGAGATGGTTTCTGGTAGCATTCCGTGTGCTGCTGAGACGAACTAATTCAATTAGATAAACATTGTCGCTTTCTTGTGTCGAAGCACTATTTTACTCACGGAAGCAGTAAATCGAGTGTACTTAGGGTATAGGAATGCTCTGGGCGAGAGACCGTCTCGTCATTCATCAGATTTACCAACTAATGGTGGTCTGGTAAAATATAGAgacagaaataaaattgaagcgAATTTTCGGATTATGTTCCACACTTTCTACAGCTTTACCGGAAATCACGCCGGAGCACTGCTGAgtgaaagtttatttatttcatttgcgtGATGCCTAGAACTTTCTTGATTTACTTTAAAGATAAATTTACTTGTtgggaaaaaaacaattttcatgcAATTTCCAACTAACCACAGGCTCAAACTGTTATCAATCCTTCGCAGAGCAATATATTTCCATATATATCACCACCACGTGATGAGGGTCCAATGCTTTTCCGACCAAGCATGGCGAGTGGGTTGTAAGCTTTCAAAAACCATATGTGCCACCAATTCGTATTGTTTCCGTTTTTGTTGTAATAGGGTAATTACGTGTAAAATGAAGTAAACTAACGGTTCTACTGCTTCGTGGTTTAACttcgaaagatttttaaatttcatttaaaattcggTAAGCTACGGGAAAcatcttaaataaaaattgattatcaaaatttgttacTAGAGCTTGGATTTGCAAAAATTAGCAGCGTTTTGTTGTATATGAAAAGGACTATATATTAATTTTACGTGTGTTTAAATATCTcgacgatgcaaaaagacatgattaaaagccactctaggatgctcacgaagttcaaaccaagcatcgtagtggaacccttgatctcaattatggtaaaaagtctatggttattggggataacttaaTGCGGACCCCTCAActaataaataactaaaaatgaacAGTTCCATGGATCGTAATCCGTGCAACCgggttttacgcaatgtgacagatgtgttctgattgacaaagaaatttatgtaaaactcgaatttaagaggtcaaattcttcgagatgcctacttatgaaaaggttccaacaagACTAATTTTTCCA
This sequence is a window from Uranotaenia lowii strain MFRU-FL chromosome 3, ASM2978415v1, whole genome shotgun sequence. Protein-coding genes within it:
- the LOC129750728 gene encoding uncharacterized protein LOC129750728; the encoded protein is MSRSTLKALQKRERQLYVIFDGTDRFIQTYHIGSDRCQLSSRLQVIDTVYSEFFEVRSKIEMLLDEAAEKEQKDADSEVKGEIAKQREEENDKILQQFDDRYFAIRGDLLRLQGDKDALGVNTTSNSQSQSASGNTSRVKLPEIRLPSFSGTIREWVTFRDSFRSLIHDNEHLTKMDKFTYLRSSLQGDALKEINNIEHIELSEANYDVAWKMLEVRYENKKLIVKAHLDALFALEPLKKENYDGLNFLISEFEKNLMMLQKIGEPTESWSTILVYMLCARLDSATLRQWETHYGSKEVPTYEELLLFLQGHSSVLQSITSARSPPSEARQTRSTVCHTTIRSDSRCPFCTEAWHSPFHCQRFLRLKISERVEAANRSRVCRNCLQPGHFAANCTRSSCRLCQQRHHTMLHATRSSVPNPSNPRLSQQSIAQPSNQESTHIYPQQAYQQQSHTMPIVTETHTLSQNATHNSPNTNIQFDSPTPSTSHSYVALHVKPASNTLLPTALINIKDRYGNALVARALLDSCSQHCLMTEEFSRKLKLEETPTFLSVQGIGSSEETIQFFVLPKLKLQIPKTSFDPSPMSFPDSSLLADPYFYESKQVDVIIGAEYYLGLLTNDRRKVE